Genomic window (Musa acuminata AAA Group cultivar baxijiao chromosome BXJ1-9, Cavendish_Baxijiao_AAA, whole genome shotgun sequence):
AGATCATGTCAATTACTAAAATGGCAAGCATAAATGAAATGCAAGAATATAAGTGAAGCCTTTAAAGTGAATCGGAAGAAGAAGACATCACCGACGACTCAAGGATTGGAATTGTACAATTGAGGAAGATATTAACCGAATGAAGATATGGCCACCCATCACCAGCCTGCCCCAACTGAGAATGAAATGTAATTTCTTACTGACTGCAGCATACTTGGATGAACTACAAACTGGAATTGGCCCCCATGTTTCCAGGACCATTGGCGTGCTTGTGCTTCGGCTTCCACTCTGTGCGTCCTCTCACAATCTCAGCCCCACATTCCAACCGCAGCAGATGCTGGCACTCGATGCCATCGTCCTGTATGCCATCAGGGCTAGTGGATACAGCGGTGAGGGATTGCAGTACGCTATCCCTCCCACATTCCCTCCTGTATTCCAGAGTCATGCTGGCAAGCTGATGGTTCTCAAGAATTGAGATGGGAGCACTCTGTAATAAAAGGCAAAAGAAGGATGAGGCCACCGTtcaaaattatcaatcatatcaTCCCCTACCTGCAACAGGTTCACTAAATGCAATGTAATAATACAGCTTGTTTCATGAACAAGAATAATAATAAACTGGTCAATACTTGCAATGACAACAATGCTGGAAGGGAATGTTCAGGCAGGATAGCACAAACCACAAAGGCAACAACCATCAAAGATCCAAGGGCCAGAAGCCATGTGCCAACTCATCAGTCTTTCCATCAAAGTCGTGGCATTAAACAATTCAGAAGAGGCTCCATAAATTGTAGAAAGTGACATTGTCTTCACCAAAGCAAATTAGTACAAGGTCAAGTAATTTATTGTTTACGGTTTTGAAGATATCTCAGACTAGATAACAATGATGAGTCGTGAAGGAACAGGATGATGCAGCATGGAGTAAGGATCAATACCACGAAGACAGATCTTCATAGCTATGTCTATAGCATCAAGCATCTCCCTGACGGAGGACTTAATATAACCACCAGCATGAGCAACAGAGAGAACTTGCAAGACAACTTTTTAATGTATGGTTATCATATTCCTTAAACATTACTTGAGTTATTTGATCATTTCAAATCATTTTTAACAACCACAACAAGCAAATGAATAAAAGAATTAAGGGCTATGAATTCAAATTTAAGATCTGATCATTGCCAATCTATCAAATGTTAAAGGCAATTAACTAAAGGAAAATGATCCCAAGTTAGTCGATTTCATGTCTATTTTGTATTTCCAGGACCACATCATTTGTGTGGTAACAGCAACATTGAGTTCCCAATTTCTCATATGAATTGCATAAACTTCAAGTGAaaattttttgtttaaaaaaatcAGGAAATTTGAGTTCATAGAAAACTAAAATCACCTCAAGAATCCAGCCAATATACTTGACATTATTCACATGTTGATTGACATCCAAATCGGCCCATCGAGGCTGCAAAAAAAGGTGTAGATTTATAGTATCAacatgaaaatggaaaaaaatgcAATCATAAGTGGTGAACATGTAGATCTAAAGCTTACAGTCAAGCCCCTTCGGACATGATTGGCAGTACCATCTTCAAGCTTTGGTAGCTTCCTTTTATCCTCTTCCACAATAGGAGCTTTCACCATAAAATAAGGCTCTATCTCTGCTCTAACTTCCTCTGGCATTTTGGACAATCGTCTACTGTGTTTGTTCATCATTACCCAGACACTGCATGTGATGACCAAAGTGGAAAAGATTTAGATAATAATAGGTGGCATGACATCGACAAACAAGAATGAAAATGCAGGTAGATGTGATTCTGTTCAGATAATCAATCCTCAATTCACTCCCAGGTTGAATGTCAAACGTAAGGAAAGACTAGCACCAACCTGCTGGCTCTCAGTATAGTTTGACCTGTCCGATAGTCACGAACATGCCAATCTCGGCGCATCCCATTTCTCCCAGAAGCACCAACCCATGTGTCTACTTCAACAATATCTCCCCTGGACAAATTGAATATACAAATTGAAATTAACAGCTTAGAATCAACTGTTTTGACCAGAAAAATAGAAAGTTTACTGCAGATGACATGTTCTACAAGAAAACGACGAAAGTCAAGGCTATGAATTTGACAAAAGCAACTAGGTCAAGAAGGTACAGAAGTTCCAAGTCCAGTATCTATCAAGATTGTGGTCTTGACTAGACAAATTCATATCTTAACTTCTTTTGGTGTAAGGACAACCCATAATGAGCACCTTCTTGTTGACCAATGGCAAAGTTTGAGCAACTTAGCAAAATCTTGCTGGTGGAATTCAGAGATGTACTAGCATTCAAAACATAACAAGTTTCAGGAAGTATAAACTATATAGTTGTGGATCCCATCAGTGACCTGGCCAGTATCTGCATAAATTCAGAATAGCCAAAACTTAACAGCTTATCCTGTGACAACAGAGAACAAAGCATCTAACGTGCCAAAACTGCATCAACATCCTAGTTATGGCTTATAACACCATTGACAATAAGCATTACTAATTTGTCTAACAATAGTAAAAAaaagtttcattttttttaaatagcaTTTCACCTGCTTCTACAACAGATAACTTCATCTTACATCACAGACCACATTAGACAAAGCTTAAAAAACAAACAAAGTTGTTTAATGACTTATTCTAGGGTATATATAGAATATCAGAAAAATGGAAAAATTAACAGCAAGCTATGAGTGCAGGACCATATTTATTTGTACAATTACAGAAGTTCTCAAAACATTCAACCTGACCAGTGATAAGAAAAGAATTGTAAATTATACTAGTACTTTGTTCAAGAACATGAATAATTGTTTTACCAGGAAGGATAATGTTCTACGACAATCTGCATCTTCGTGACAACCCAAATCAAGTTATTTTTAGTCATCTCAGGTGTCGAACCAAATCCATCACCCAGTAGACCAACACTCCTTACATGGTTAAGTGCTGTTTCCTGCAAGGATGTAATGGTGTGAATGATGAAGGGTGAAGGCGTCCACAGTGTTCACAGCAGGAATTTTTTACGTACCTGTAAGTGATTCATTAAAGTCTCTATAGAAGCTGTTCGATCTGCCCCTATCTCATATGACCTAATGGAAAAGTTCTGCCTGAAAACCATCCCATCCTGAACAATCTTGCCAAGCCCAAATGCATCAGCAAGCATATCAGGTCGCTTGGGCTTCCAATCAAGCAGCGTCAACTGTTTCTCAGCTGCTAAGAAAATGGTTGTTATGGCAGCAAACAGAAAGCTCCAGTCAGGCAATTGGTTGTAGAATGTCCTTGGGACTGAAGCAACTTCTTCTTCATCAGCCTTATGCTCTTTGGTTTTCAGGTCAACCTTTGTACCATTGATCTTAGGAAGGGTTTGTGCTTGCGCCTTAATCTCCATTGCGCCTGAGGATGAATTAGGTTTGGCAACGATACCCTGAATGCCCAAACTTCGAGGGCCATCACCAATGCTCTTCGATGCTTGAGCTAAGACAGTGGAAGAGGAAGATGGAACAGGGAAGAAGGCCGCCGCCACGGATGCAACCATACTGTCAATTATAGACCGCAAATGACTGTTAGTAGGACCAAAAGCACAATTGTTTTGTCAAAATCGTGACAAAGTCAAGTTCTACGCGGAGACTAGCAGTTCATTAAAATCAGCTCATAATAAACTATCTTCCTCAAaattatcaaaagacatgatttttaTCAAATATTCTCTATTATTTAGAGATGAACACCAAAGAGTATATCTAAAATGACACATTCTTCCTTGGAATCGGTAAATAACTTCATATAACAACAGTAAAAAACATGAAGGCACAATGAAACAACAAAGTTTAGTAACACATtggaacaaacaaacaaacaaaattaagcaaacgcCTTCATTATCTCCATGATCAGATATCAAGAGATCCCAACATTATATTTGATCTTTTAAGACTGACAAATCCATACCTCAAACAAACACTCCATTTAAGCCCCCAAAAAAAATTCGATTCAGAAAAGCTCTCGTGAGGTCAATCCTACAAAAAGCTCCCTAAAAACTACAGAAGCCCCCGATAACGATGACAAGCTAAGCTGGAACATCAACAAACAAAATGCTGTTCGGAAAGAGAACGatgtgacgacgacgacgacgacgacaacagTGTGAAAAGCCCTTCGAATTTTTAGTCAGATCCCACTTAACCCCAAACACGACAACGACAAGAATCAGCAACAGAACCATCGGCAGCCATAATAACACCAAACGATATCCAAATGGAGATAGGAAACAACAGAAATGGAGATCAGAAAAAGACGGATCCGGCCGGCGATTGGTACCTTCAAAGGACGAAGAGCAAATCGAAGTTCCAACCTCGGTCGCCGATCCACAGCGAGTTTCCTCTCTCGCCCTCGTCTCTCCAAGCTTCTCCTGGTGTCGGGTTTCGGCTTCTATCTAGGCGAGAGACCTCTCTGATGTTTCCTTTCTCCTCCTCGCAGTGTCCCTCTCCCGAAGCCTCCGGTCATACGAGCGGAGAGCGAAGTGGGCGATACTTATAACCCCTATCTTTCCTCCAACGTCGACGCCGCATAGGACCGTACCGTGGATGATACGTTCACGCTTCCGCACATGCTATCTTTTATGCGACTGCTTAATCTGCCGTTCGTTACATCGTCGGAACCCATCTAGTCCACCCAAACGGTTTTGGACGCCAGTTTTGATTTCTCAGGAAGCGATGCTTCTGGACGTCGTTGACTGTCAAAATGACCAAAAAGACTATAATATACATGAGAGTGAGAAAAGACACGTGAAAATAAATGCATTGAGGTGGGGGTATTTACGGAAATTAGTGAGCACACCGTTAGAGACTAAATGGATGCCGTGGGCGACGGGTGTGGTTTCACCGCCCGGTGCAGAGAGCGAGACAGACTACTTTTTCAGCTCTTGTTTCCTTTTACGGAGTAATCAAAATTTGACATCAATTTTATCCTTTTTCATGTAAAACACAATAATTCTATTTTGTATGTCTGGTTATCTTCCTTTGACTTACCTTCTTGTTTgactttttcttttatttcatgattattttcctgAATTAGATGTTTAAAACCCCTACTCACTTCAATTAAGCAACATAATATATTCTATTGTAAGTTTGGTTTGACTTCAACGGATTGACAGTTTCATGCGTCGAGTGGGGAGAGCCAGAGGGACCCACAGACTGATGCATGTTGAAGGAATCCAGCGCTTTATACTGCTGGGCCACCACATCTCGGTGCCAAATAAGGTGTGTGGTCATCTTTGAGCCACACGTAAGAAGGACGGACGCGTTTCCTCTGCTGCAGCTGCATGCAACCACACAAAAATGAATGAGAAAACGAacccaaaaaggaaaaaaaaaaaaagaggaaaagagctttttctatttaaaaaaattaattttaattcgtTATATTTAAAATTCAACAGCTAATGTCTCTTTTTGGTGTTTAGGTTGCAGAGAGAGAACCACGAGTGCTTTAAACAGGACGGTCGTAAAGCGCACGGTGGGTGGAACAACCGTCATGGTTCTCACACCCGTTGATATAAAATGTCatgaatttaattaaaattatttaaatcatgaGATATTTTTACATTATCTATTTATAAAAGATTAATCTAATTGTAATCTCGTTCATGatagagataatattttttattttttaaattatttttattatattaaaattatatatatatatatatatatatatatatatatatatatatatatatagtcattaaCGATGGATTATTAGCAGAACAAACTCTGTTCATCACTTGGGCAATTCTGAACGTGATGGCTTAAATGTACCGCGGGAATACGTTAAGTAAAGGCATTCCAATGCCATCCGGGAACCGGAGCCGTTGGTTTTCAGCCACTCGCCGCGTGGCGTCTGTTAACCGCTTCGTACCTCGCTAACAATATAAAGAAACTTCCTCTCCTGTCGTCGATGAGGCAGTGTTCGTTACGAAAATACCTGCTTTTTCTTTGGTGACAAACACGCGGTCTCGTGGGACCCCTATGACCATCTACCGGTCGTAGCTCAGGTATGTGAACAGGGCAACCTCGAAAGCGTGAGGTTAATATATAATTGTTCGAAGACGTTATCCGTTTGCCCtaatctcactctctctctctctctctctctctgctccatTCCGCCCATTGCGcgtcctctgtctctctctctcgagcTCGAGCCTCGAAACCCTAGAAATCGATCCGCTCCCTTCCGAAACCTAGGACTTGGTTATTGTAATCCTCTCTCTCACCTTCACATCGTAGATTTTCTTAGTTGATCACCCATCGGCGGCTCTCGCAATTTCAATCTTCTACCGATCCTTTCTTCCTCGAACAGTAAGGTTTGCTCTCCTGTTTTGATCCTCGAAGTCCCTCCAAAGATTTCGGTTCTGTGATCCATCCGATCAGAACTTACTGCTAAAGTTCGAATCATTTGTTCATTTgtacatcaaaatcatttgttCGTTGATTTGTTTTGCAACAGGTAATCTAGGCTTGGGGCTGTTGAATCAGTGACATTTGAGGGCTTTGTTGAATTGAGGTGGTTTATCAAGATACGCTGGATCTGTCTTGGCGTTTCGATAGGGAGAGATGGTTGGAGGTGGAAGCAGGAGGGACGATGGGCCTTTGAAAATTAGCAGCACCAACGTTTTTGCAGCGCTCGAGActcttaagaagaagaagaaatcgaaCAAGGAGTTGAAGAGCAAGGGATCGTCCAAGAGCGGGGCGAAGGAATCGGAGCCACAGGTGTTTTGGGCACCAACGCCACTGACGGCGAAATCTTGGGCCGAcgttgatgatgacgatgattacTTTGCGACCACAGCACCACCCCAGACTGTTTGGGGCTTGTCGGAGCAACAGCAGAACAAGGAAGCTGTGACAGCAGTAGAGGAGGTTTGTATGCCATACATACTTGTTTGTCTATGGCTAAATAGTTTGATGATTAATGTTTGTATATTTTGATTTAATTTTGAAGTTGCTGGCTCTGCAGTGGTTTCTTCAACCTAATGATGTGATTTGTTGATGAATTTGATTTTGGATTAGTTCAGTATGTTAGTTTGAATTATGAATTTCACAATAGTTCAATAAAATATGTTTGAATTATGAATTCCTATTGAGGTTTTTTAATACATACTATTGTATTGCTTAAATTAATGGAAGACCGACTGCCACTGAAAACTTTCTCCGGTTTAGTTTTTGTTGCCTATGTGCTTTAGTATCTACTCTGCTAGTATGTTCTTTTGTTTCTGCATGATGTACTCCATGTGTTATTGTCTTGAGCACAcaaatttattctttttgttttttgctgATTAAATGTAGATCCCATGTTTCTTATCTAGCCACTTGAGTTGTGTGATATATTAAATTTCATTAATAGTTTTGTTAGTTTGCTAACAGATTCTTTTTAGTTGACATTGTcagatattttgatttataactgGACTTGTTCAGTCTGTTCTAAATTTCTAATGCTCAAGTAGTGTTTTTATATGATACATAATCATGTATCATATGATAGAAGCATGTATCTCCAATCACGACAGATAGTCTTTTGGAAAATTCTTTTTCGAACAACTAAATATATGGTTTTTTACATATTTCAATGGTGGCAACATATCCATGTATTCGGCCACAATTAGTTGAGACTTAcagctttattgttgttgttattgtttgtCTTTTTTGAGCAACCGTACCTCTGTTTGTATGTGAACATGTCAAAATATATTGATGTCCTATATGTGTGTTCATTCACGCAGGCACGCACCTTAGATGCTGCAGATTTTATGTTTAGCAATTTGTAATGTTGGACAACCTTACCTCTGTTGTTGACCCATTCATTGTGGTATTAATGCTTAGTGCAAATTTTGATAAAGTAGTTCTATATGAACATTATTTAACAATCATCTGTTTTTCAACCTCTGATTTTGTTCCTAATTGTAATAACTAGGCTTCTTTCAGATAATGATTCATCGCTTCAACATGGTACAACAAGGTGCACACGCATGCACCTTTATTAAATTTCTAGGTGCATGGAATGTGTGGCTCCAATTTTTATCTTAAGTATGATGCATGTTCAGTTTAGTTGTGTGTCCAaaaatgtttttcttttcttttgcaattACACAATTTCTACCATTTTAACAAGTTACTTGGATATAATGGAATTGTATCAAAATTTTTGGTATTCACCTTTTGATGCTTTAgatgattctttttcttttcatatcCTAACACTCATCACAACTTACTTGAATGAGACTTGTGGTCATCAGTGCCTTTATAGCCTTTTTAACCAAGAATTCTCATGGTGTACTAATTTCACTGCAAAGTTATTTTCCATAGTATCTCAATCTATAAATTAATGCTCATCCATGTGCCTGTAAGATGTTCTAATCCAATCTATACTTGTCAGTGTTAAGATTAACTAGGTACAAACCTAATTTGAGTGGATTTATGTTCCACCATTGACAAAGCAGAATGAGTATTgtggcttttttttttctctttttttgtgcTTCAGTTACCATGTGGCTTATCTCCTTGCATGTAAGGAATGATTTGTTCCGAGGAATGAGAATTTTTAGCATAATTTTGTGGAGTTGTTATCAAGGTAGTATTTATGAAACTTTGAGTTCCTTTCTTTGATCAAGTACTGTTTACTGGATCTACTACTTATTCTAATATGAACATCATTTACATATAAGTTGTTCCATAACATGTCAAAGTTATGCTTTAACAGACTCATTAATAATTTTTACATAATATTATACATCTTGTCCTTTGGATTAATTTGCATTGCTTGCTCTAAAGGAACTTGGCCTTTTACTGAAACTTATTTTGTTTCCTATGAAAATTTTAGTTTGGGTCTAAATTCTCCTATATTCTCATTTGTGCAGATGCTTGATTTAAGTATGGATATAAATTTACTGTCTCAGGAGTATCTTTGTGCATAGTGTTCAATAACAGTTTGTGCATAGTTTGATTTAAGTATGCATGATTTAACCATGTTTCAAGATCTTGTGCTTAATGTTCAATACCGAAAATTGATTTTGGACCGTCAAGATTTATTGTATCGTATGGAGTTGCTTAGGAAAGTGAAAGTGAGGAAGATGGTCTCGACGTCGGTGATGATGATGTTGAGGAGGAACCTGAAAATGAAACTGAGGTTGCTGTTGCAAATGAACCAAAAATGGAGAAACCTGTTCCGGTACCTCCCAAAGATGCAGAACGGCAACTGTCAAAGAAGGAGCTTAAGAAAAAAGAAATGGCAGAACTTGATGCACTTCTACATGAGCTTGGCATTTCCGGTAAAGATAGTG
Coding sequences:
- the LOC135593948 gene encoding palmitoyl-acyl carrier protein thioesterase, chloroplastic-like, with protein sequence MVASVAAAFFPVPSSSSTVLAQASKSIGDGPRSLGIQGIVAKPNSSSGAMEIKAQAQTLPKINGTKVDLKTKEHKADEEEVASVPRTFYNQLPDWSFLFAAITTIFLAAEKQLTLLDWKPKRPDMLADAFGLGKIVQDGMVFRQNFSIRSYEIGADRTASIETLMNHLQETALNHVRSVGLLGDGFGSTPEMTKNNLIWVVTKMQIVVEHYPSWGDIVEVDTWVGASGRNGMRRDWHVRDYRTGQTILRASSVWVMMNKHSRRLSKMPEEVRAEIEPYFMVKAPIVEEDKRKLPKLEDGTANHVRRGLTPRWADLDVNQHVNNVKYIGWILESAPISILENHQLASMTLEYRRECGRDSVLQSLTAVSTSPDGIQDDGIECQHLLRLECGAEIVRGRTEWKPKHKHANGPGNMGANSSL
- the LOC103999299 gene encoding uncharacterized protein LOC103999299 isoform X2 codes for the protein MVGGGSRRDDGPLKISSTNVFAALETLKKKKKSNKELKSKGSSKSGAKESEPQVFWAPTPLTAKSWADVDDDDDYFATTAPPQTVWGLSEQQQNKEAVTAVEEESESEEDGLDVGDDDVEEEPENETEVAVANEPKMEKPVPVPPKDAERQLSKKELKKKEMAELDALLHELGISDKKQHEQSGDGEKNENTGAPSESKASKRKKAKKEKSSKDTKEQEEQLADLNNNKNSGEAVAEPEEEDTSAVDVKERLKKVTSTKKKKSNKEMDAAAKAAAVEAAARSARLAAAKKKEKSHYNQQPAR
- the LOC103999299 gene encoding uncharacterized protein LOC103999299 isoform X1 is translated as MVGGGSRRDDGPLKISSTNVFAALETLKKKKKSNKELKSKGSSKSGAKESEPQVFWAPTPLTAKSWADVDDDDDYFATTAPPQTVWGLSEQQQNKEAVTAVEEESESEEDGLDVGDDDVEEEPENETEVAVANEPKMEKPVPVPPKDAERQLSKKELKKKEMAELDALLHELGISGKDSDVAQDETNDKKQHEQSGDGEKNENTGAPSESKASKRKKAKKEKSSKDTKEQEEQLADLNNNKNSGEAVAEPEEEDTSAVDVKERLKKVTSTKKKKSNKEMDAAAKAAAVEAAARSARLAAAKKKEKSHYNQQPAR